The Lacerta agilis isolate rLacAgi1 chromosome 14, rLacAgi1.pri, whole genome shotgun sequence sequence CAGGCAGCCCCCAAAGCTGACTAAAATTTGGCATTTTCTCTTACTTCCTTATGGtttggagagaaaggaaaaatggGGTGTAAGAAGAGTTTGATTGCttttgaagaattgatgcttttgaattatggtgctggaggagactcttgagagtcccatggactgcaagaagaacaaacctaaccattctgaaggaaatcagccctgagtgctcactggaaggacagattctgaagctgaggctccagtactttggccacctcatgagaagagaagactccctggaaaagaccatgatgttgggaaagattgagggcacaaggagaagggggcgacagaggacgagatggttggacagtgttctcgaagctaccaacatgagtctgaccaaactgtgggaggcagtggaagacaggagtgcctggcatgctctggtccatggggtcacgaagagtgggacatgactaaactactaaacaacaacaaagaagagtttggagaaAAAATTTCCCTACATTTAATGGGAAATAATGTTATATTACTGTATATATTATGCATTGTCATGTCAAAGTGTTCAGGCCACTACCTGCCATATCTCTTGATTCTGTAGTTTCATTCTCGCTCCATCCAGATTTGCACTGTGCTTGACTCTAGATGAGGACATTGCATGTAAAGCATGggccacagcatagacagcattgtagatgttgTAGCTGTGGcctgtcatgctcatttcaaagaaGGGTTTTGGAAGGGTTTCTAGCTTCTCCTCCCTAGTGCAAATGTATCCATCCACATTACCTACATCCATTTTTGAGAATGTGCAACCAAAGGCCTGCTGCCAGAAGTCCCTGATGAACCCATCTCCTTTAGGGATGGAAGGATTTCTGCTCTCAATAAAAGACTGGAATTCTGGTACATCTTTGGAATGAATCTTGAAGGCTAGAGTACCATGGATTATTTCTGTATCAAAATTCCTTTGATAGACTGTTGATGTAAGCTCCATCTGGGCTGTAAGAATCCAAACTTTCCCTCTCGGTATGCTTGTCTCACGTTCTTGTTTTGACAGATATGGAAACCATCTCAAATATATCATGGCATTTGATTCTCCATAAAAAACCACTATGTTGGCTTTACTATTCATGATTTCATTATGTAATTTACCGCCTTTTTCCAGGTTTTCATCAATTTCATTGAAAGAAATTAACATGGGGATTCTTTCTATGAAGGCAAAACAGACACCACTCCGAGAGAACAGTGGAATGATAATTTGCACACATCTTTCTCCGTGGTCAGTATCCGCGACTACAACCCCAATCCACACCCATCTAAAATGAAGAAGCAAAGAGAGTATCCCTGTATACTGAAGGGTTTCCTGAGGGGTCATTTGGTAAAAATCAAGCCCTGGAGTTTTATCATTCATCACGGGATTTGAACCATATACCAGCtaaaagaaaaagcaggaaggGGAAGAGAGACAGTTACAGTCATTTTTAAGATGTAGTTTCATGTGCTCTGATCACTCAATACTGTGACTAAGACACAAGGTTTACAGCAAGTAGTAACGTAAGTGGATATTATTGCCTCTTATCAAGATAGGGGGCTAGTCCTGAGAGATTAGTGCTTAGTCTAAGGACATCTCTTTCACAGGTACATGACATCAGCAGGTGGAACTAAAGATTTTCAAAATGAAGTAAATGGTTTCCATTGTGAATGATTTGTTGGAGTATAgttggactgttgttgttgttgcagcataTCTGGGTGGGTCAAGGTGCAAGCCAACTCAAGGCAGAATGGACATATCAGTGTAAAGGGCTTCTGATGCATCCGCACAGTCTTGACATCACCACCAGCCAGCACTGTCCAAATAAGGCACAGTGGTCCTGGTCCTGGGAGGAGGGTTCTGCCCTCCTGCAGTGGTTGCTACCTTATGTGGCAATCTGCAAGATTACTCTTACTTAACTATAATATGACATATGCATATAGTGATATGTGTTTTTCTGGGGCATGGAGGTCTACTTGATGGAATTCCTTTCCTAGGAAGATTCGCCTTACCACATCTCTCATGCACCTCCTTCTCAGTATGGTTTTCGATGCAAGAATTATTCAATGctatttatgatgatgatgatgatgtaaaaaGATGTTTCTTCTTAATTACAGGGGAAGGAGCAAATAGTAAAATGAAACACACATACGAATTTatacaaaaactaaaaaaacccacaagcccTAACTTTCTTTGTCCTGCCATTGTATGTTTACTTTGCTTTATCATTGTTTGGGCATTTTGATGTCTATAATGTTTCTTTCATTGGTTTACAATGCCATAAGTCATAAATATGGGTTTAACAGAATTAAACCTCCCTCTCTCCGAATTGCAAAATAAAATCTGGAAGGATGAAAGCTACATGAAAAAGTATTGCATTCCCATAGTTTCAATATACACAAGGGCACATTAtccctacctgtggaatcttataGATATCCAGAATATTTGCCACAAGAACAGAGATTTCGGAATCCAGTCCCCCGATGACCGCTGTCAGATTATGCTGTATGTCACAGACGTAGTTGGGGGAAAACCTCTCTAACGAAGATAAGATGAGCATTGTGGCATGGTAGGTCAACTTTTCATTAAAATAGCTGTCATATATGTGGAAGCCCAAGGTGATATTGGGTAAGATCTGAGGGTTGTCATTGATCTCCTTTactgcaaatgccaaggccaaAATATGCTGATAATTCTTTGACACTACGCTAGAATTAAAATTGCATTCTGTATCAGAATGATATTTCACACTTTTGGAAAAACCAACATCACTATCTGCATTTTCATGTTGATGATGGTTGATTGCAGTATTCCAGAGAAATCCTAAATTCAAGATTCTCTGGCTGGAGAAGGTTAGGGTTACAAGGACGTGGTCCTCCAATAGTGGAGTAGAACTCATCTGTGACAAACACTTAAGCTATGCTCTTGAAGAACACTGTGGACATGGATGCGTACAAGAGTTATCCAACCAGCAGTCACCAATTTGGGGCCTTAGAACTAATCCATGCTTCCAGTGGTTCCCAGGCACCTTTATCTTCAAAGTGCCAATTCACAATTGGGCCCCTCCTTGAGAGCAGTCAGGAGCTTGAATAACTGCATTCATGCTGATTGGAATGGGGAGGCTTATAAAAAGGGAAAGGTGTTAGTCAACACACAGAGAGCTACAGTTTTGGTTGGTGGATGCCCACCTCACCTCACTTAGAATAATGCTCTTAATGAATTTTATTTCTCGAGAAACTCATTAGGGTTAGGTTAAATTTTCAATCACACATGCATGTCGCATAGACGTGTTATCAACATATGTATTTTATGAGAGCTTGTGCCTGACATCACAACACACATGTGGATGTTGCCCTGTGTGGATTACAGAATCTAGAACAACAGTGCCATCTATCTGAATTATTGCTGAAGGTTCGTGTGGATTTTGCTTTCTGACAATCTCACATGGTGAATTATTTATGGCAGAGCTGTTTATTGTCCAAGCAGAAGATGAAGCTTGTGGTGACTGTGTGTAAATGGAATCGAATCTAGAGCAAGGCATTTGCATACACCCAGGGTCCTTCTACCACTTCCTATGGATGAGGATAATGGAGAGCGAATGCACAATATTGCACACTTCCCTTCTTGTGCTTGTATAAGCCATTGCTAAACAACCTCCAGTAGAGTGAAATTCCTCAGTCAAAGCAGCTATATTTAATAAGACAGCAAGCCTGAGCTCCATGGTAACATGAGCTAAACTGCTTTAGGCTAAGATAACAGAGCCCAGCAATTTCAGAACATAGcacactaaacattttgtgagtcaGCTGTGAGTTATATCATAAACTTCATTCAGATATAATTTCAAGGTACAAATATAATTTTTTCAATATAGGCCTTTATTACTGACTCTCTTATGAAGTTATTTTCTATGAAAAAGATTTATATGAGAAAATGGAATTTTAACAAAGCAAGCAGCAATATATCTGTTTTCATATCAAGACAGGGGAATAAATTGAGTTGATGGCAGCTCTCATGAGTCAAAAGATTCTAGTATTTGACATCACATGAAATAAGCAAATTAAGATAAAATGCAGATATACAAGAAGCCATTACCACAGAGTGATGTTTCTCGACAATGTTTACGTTAACATATAACATTAAAATGTGCTGAAGAAAGAAATGAGTGGTGTAAGAATGTAAGCAGAAGTGAAATGTGAGCCAAAGAAACAGGAGGGGAACTTTTTGTAACTGACAGGAGAAAAGAATtataaaaagggaaaagaaaatggagtTGAAAGAAAGACTATTATTTTAGGAAGCTTAAATGTATTCCACATAAGTCTTCTTCCTTTGGAGAAATTTGAACCTTCCCTTCAGCTTTACCTCAAGCTTtaccaccatttcccccctacaCGCTAAGCTGATATACCTCTGCATATATGTTGCAACACGAGCACTGGTCTTTTCAGTGGGAAAGACatggaaatgaaaacaaacaaacaaacaaacttcttacaTAAACTCTTCAAGCAATGCCAGTGGTGGTTCTTCAGTAAAGGCTGTTAAAGTTTTCATGAAGCCCCCATGAGTTGCAATGCCACCAATGATGAAGTTCCCTTGCTGATGGTATATGTGTTGTGGGCGATGTGGATGGGAAACCCTACATTTCACAGTTTGAGCCTGGCATACCTTGTGCGGAATCATTGCCAGCATCAAGACCACTAAAAGAACCATGTTCAAAACGAAGGAAATCTTGCCTGTACTTAGATGATCCTTTGTTTTTCTACACCACTATTGTTAGAGTTGTCCTGATGAAAACCATCGACTTAAATGGTCCTTTCTCACACATAAAAGTCTTGAAGTATGTAAAGTAGATTACTGGAGATCATCGTATCAGACCCAGT is a genomic window containing:
- the LOC117057574 gene encoding vomeronasal type-2 receptor 26-like gives rise to the protein MSSTPLLEDHVLVTLTFSSQRILNLGFLWNTAINHHQHENADSDVGFSKSVKYHSDTECNFNSSVVSKNYQHILALAFAVKEINDNPQILPNITLGFHIYDSYFNEKLTYHATMLILSSLERFSPNYVCDIQHNLTAVIGGLDSEISVLVANILDIYKIPQLVYGSNPVMNDKTPGLDFYQMTPQETLQYTGILSLLLHFRWVWIGVVVADTDHGERCVQIIIPLFSRSGVCFAFIERIPMLISFNEIDENLEKGGKLHNEIMNSKANIVVFYGESNAMIYLRWFPYLSKQERETSIPRGKVWILTAQMELTSTVYQRNFDTEIIHGTLAFKIHSKDVPEFQSFIESRNPSIPKGDGFIRDFWQQAFGCTFSKMDVGNVDGYICTREEKLETLPKPFFEMSMTGHSYNIYNAVYAVAHALHAMSSSRVKHSANLDGARMKLQNQEIWQLHHFLRYVSFNNSAGDEISFDNNGQLLGGFDVINWVVSSNQSFHRIKIGRMDPQVPPNEAFTINEEAITWHYWFNQAQPLSTCSESCHPGSSKKVKEGKPFCCYNCIPCPKEKISDKEDMDDCIKCTNEKYPSKNQDTCIPKIVTFLSYEEPLGLSLGCIALSFSLITALVLGTFMKHHGTPIVIANNRDLTYTLLVSLLLCFLSALLFIGQPQKVTCLLQQAVFGVIFSVAVSCVLAKTITVVLAFMATKPGSRMRRWVGKRLATSIVLSFSFIQTGICTVWLVTSPPFQDVDMHSMVGELVLKCNEGSVIMFYIVLGYMVFLAIASFTVAFFARKLPDSFNEAKFITFSMLVFCSVWLSFVPTYLSTKGKYMVIVEIFSILASCGGLLGCIFSPKCYIIVFKPELNIREQLVRSKQ